One genomic segment of Helicobacter enhydrae includes these proteins:
- the argB gene encoding acetylglutamate kinase, whose amino-acid sequence MNRLMTAEILLDALPFIKNFRGSRMVIKYGGSAQLNPELKKQFAKDIVMLYMLGICPIIVHGGGKRINEVLEIFGIASEFVDGLRVTSAECMEVVEMVLSGQINKELAYFLTLNGVKAVGISGKDSSLLNARAKSGGRFGLTGEIIGSNIEMLEALLQGGIVPVISPVSGDDNGNSYNVNADEATCEIAKALKADKVIFLTDTQGVLDQNGSLLKSIKTSEVGGLIDEGVISGGMIPKILACVECLNAGVKKVHIVDGRVEHSLLLELFTSGGIGSEIVLC is encoded by the coding sequence ATGAATCGCTTGATGACAGCTGAGATTTTGCTTGATGCACTTCCTTTTATCAAAAACTTTCGTGGAAGTCGTATGGTGATCAAGTATGGGGGATCTGCACAGCTCAATCCCGAACTAAAAAAACAATTTGCCAAAGACATTGTGATGTTGTATATGCTTGGGATTTGCCCGATCATCGTGCATGGTGGTGGCAAAAGGATCAATGAGGTTTTGGAGATTTTTGGAATCGCAAGTGAGTTTGTCGATGGTTTGCGTGTCACTTCTGCGGAGTGTATGGAAGTTGTGGAAATGGTTTTGAGTGGGCAAATCAACAAAGAGTTGGCTTATTTTCTGACACTCAATGGGGTGAAGGCAGTGGGTATCAGTGGCAAAGATTCCTCTCTGCTCAATGCTAGGGCAAAAAGTGGGGGTAGATTTGGCTTGACTGGGGAGATCATCGGAAGTAATATTGAGATGTTGGAGGCATTGCTTCAAGGTGGGATTGTGCCTGTGATTTCGCCTGTCTCTGGAGATGATAATGGCAACTCCTATAATGTCAATGCCGATGAAGCGACTTGTGAGATCGCCAAAGCTCTCAAAGCCGACAAAGTGATTTTTTTGACCGATACGCAAGGGGTGCTAGATCAAAATGGCTCATTGCTCAAAAGTATCAAGACTTCAGAAGTTGGGGGTTTGATTGATGAGGGCGTGATTAGTGGTGGAATGATTCCAAAAATCTTGGCTTGTGTGGAGTGCTTGAATGCGGGGGTGAAAAAGGTGCATATTGTCGATGGTAGAGTGGAGCATAGTTTATTGCTTGAGCTTTTTACAAGTGGTGGCATTGGAAGTGAGATCGTTTTATGCTGA